TCGCTGCTCAAGCGCTTCTTTGTTGTCTCCATTATAATAGAAATCACTACCTTCTCCGCTATTCCAACCCTTAAAAATCTTATTTTGATCATGCGCATCTAGTGGGTTTTCGGTCAGTGGAAAATAGGCATCGATACCGATCATATCAATATTATGATGTGCCCATAAATCATCGAGATTATACCAACCTTGTTCGGTGTGATGATATTCTGACCAATCAGCAGCATAAGTAATTTTAACTTTATCACCTATAATTGCTCTAACTTGATCAGCCAGTTTTATCAGTTCTGTAACAGCAGGGAACTTATTATCGGTAGTTCTAAGTTTAGTGAGACCAATTAGCTCTGAACCAATTATGAAAGCATCAACCTTATCTTTAACTAGGCGGGCATAATGTAAAATAAATTGATTATATCCATCAGGTTTATTAAAAAAATGTGCTACATCCTCAGCATTACCACTAAGATGACCACGCCATGGTTTACCAATTTTATCCACCATTAAAAATGGATAAAACATAATATTTAAATTGTTTGATTTTAAAAAATCAAAATAATTTAAAATACTTTGATCGCTAGGAGTACCGCCAAATAAAGGGTAACCCTCTTTATCTCTAGAGATTATAGTAGTATTTTTACGCGTGAAGTTGCCAACTTGCCATGTATTTGGCAAACTTAGATTATCTTTATGCTCAATACGAGGGGCAATAAAGCAACCGTTAATATCTAAACAATTTACAAACCATGAACTTACTACCGAAACCCATTGTAAATTCGGGCAATTATTTAATAATTGGTTAGTTGACAAGACACTATCGGCAATTCTTTCTAAATTATTAGAATTGATAGATTGAGCCTTACCTTTAGCAAAATCCTTATTGTTCACTGAAATTTTAGAGCTAGTATATTGAATTTCAGTATCATATACAAATTCTCCACAACCTGGAATGATAGTCATGCCGGTTAGTAATTCTTCAAGCTGAGCTTCACCATGGTTTTTAAGGTCACTAAACTTTTTAATTTCAAAAGTAAAATTAGGTACACGATTGCCAAATCGCGTTAAATCAAAGTTTTCTAAAACTATATAAGCCATCCCTCTATAAGCCGGTGTACGTCCAATGCCACATACAGCCTCAATTAACGGGTCTGGAAGCTGCAAATTATCACCTTTATAGATTCGATAGTCAGTTTGCTTTAAGTCGAGCAACATAGTATCAGCCCAGATGCGTGTAATATCATCTATTGGTCCCAACCCTAATGATATAGCTAAGTTAACAGTATAGGTATATCGTAGTTCTGTTTGACTAATTTTTTTCCCACCTCCTTTGCCCACACGAGTACTATGATTTAATTGATCTTGATGTTCTTGAATTGGAGTAGCCCAAATGACGTTTCCTGCAAAGCGGTTAGTCCCATAAATTATAGGAATTGTTTGCCCATAAGCAGAGGTTTGTACCATTAAATCGTTAAGCTTGCTTGATCCAAAAAATTTTTGTTTGATTTTATTTTGACCAAAAATACGACTATCTGCTAAGCCGCCGATATAGGAGCCAACTGCATATCCTGCAGCCATGCCAAGGGGACCAAAGCTTGCACCCAAGGTGGTACTAAGCGCAGTTCCTAATGCTATTGATGCCATGATTTTTACTTATAGTAATTAGTTGGAAATTTAAAAGTAGCGATTATTTTACTGCTCCAATAAGGATCGAGACCATGTTCTACTACCCGCCTTAGAGGTGCGTAGCTATGAATCATTGTTTTAGAATATACCCCTTGAGCAATCAGAGCAAAATGTTGAGGTTCTTGATCAATTTTGAGTAACACAATGTCACTTACCTCTAAAGTTGATATATCTTTTTCAACTAAGCAGTTTTTGCTGATTTCTAATAATTTATCCTGATTGGGAAGCCTGCGGTAGCCTGTATGGTCAGCGATATTAATTCCAAGCTCATGGGCAACTCCTATAATAAGCCCGATACAATCTACGCCGCCGGGGTCGTTTGCAGATTTCTTGATACGTCCTTGATGTTGAAATTTGGTGCCAAGCCAGGTGCGTGCCTGTAAGATAATAGTGTTTTTATCGTGCATTAAATTCCTCCAGGTTTAAATAATTGATCAAGTCCTGGTAAGTGAGGTTCACCTCGAAAATTAATAGCGTTATAAAATTTATCACAGCAGCTGTTAAAGGTTTTATCACAGCCAGCAATAAGTTTAATTTCTTGGCCTAATTGAGGCTTAAATGGGAGAGAGTAATTAAGAGTAATAATTTTATAATTATGACTTTTAATATTAAATTTTTGCTGTGAATAATCACCATCTTCAAAATAAATTTGGCCATAATTAAAATAATTACGTGGTAAATCCAAAGGTTTGATTGTTAATTTAGATTGAGTAATAACCGAGGTGATTTCTGAACTAAAAGTATATTTAGATTCTTCGATACCGCACGATTTACCACAAAATTTTACCCGACAAGTAGGAGAGTATACCCCTATAATAGTTTGATCAGTACTTGCTTCAAGAGAGTTAATCTCTGCAAAAAATTGATCACCTATCAGCTTAATTTCACCAATATAGCCTTTTTGTAGAGAAATTTTATGTTCATTAGGGTTAAGATAGTCAACAGTAAATATTTCTATTTCGGCTTGATCGTATAGTCCGCTATTGATTTCTTGAGGCTTAATAAAGTGATGGTCAACAATGGTAGAAATATTTAAATTATCGGCTTCAAGGCCTTGGGTTTTGGCAATAGCAGAAATATTACTATTTGGAATGCTATAATAAGCAATATCATTAATAGTTAAATTGTAGGAGTGATTAGTAAAGCCTAGAATTTTATGATTTTTTAGTTTGATCCATATACAAGTAGCAATAGTGGTTACATTTTTTGTAAAAAACTTTTGATTCATAATAGGTTACAATATTTCAATTAGAGAAAGGGTAGGAGCAAGGTAAAGGCCATAATTTTCATAAGTAATAGGCAGATAATCATTATCAAATCTTACCGGGATATCGTAAATCAAATCTGCTGTAATCAAGGTATCTTTAAGAGGTGGGTCTTTTAAAGTAACTATACCGCTTAGATAATCACATTCAAAATTATCTATCTCTTGATAATTTAAATATATTTTAAGGCTGCCTTTAACCGGTTTGGTTATTTTGTAATAATGGTTGCCTAGCAGCATCTTTAGCTGGAATTTTGAGGATATCCCGTTTGCCTTGGCTTGTACCTGGCCAGTTAGTTGATGGCGGAGCGGATCACGAAACCTAAAACCATGCGCTCTACCTTGTACTGTTTCAAAAAAGCTTACTAGCAACCGGGCCTGTTCTCCATTAAAATGGGTGGTGTACAGCTGATATTTCATCCGGGCAGTAGGTAATAAAATATTGCGCTGTTCATTGTGATTATAGCTTGTAAGAATTTCCGTATGAAACTCTGGTCCACCTGAGGAGCCATAAGCAAGCTCAAGCGGAAATAAAATATTCATAAATTGATGCATGAGAAATAATGATAAATGTTAAAGAAAAAATGAAGATGGTTTTAGTATCTTGATAAGAATCGTCTGTCTTTATTATTTTATGGGGAGATTAAGCGCACTTCACTTGGTGGATTGGTAATATATGAGCATTGCCAATTGCTATAGAGCTTGCAAGTTGGCAGATAATACAAGCATTAGAGGAGCTGTAAGGAGAAAACAATATTAAGATGCATTTAGTCTAATTAAATACTTTTCTACATAAATTTTATTATAAGAAGCTTAAGCTAACACCTAGAAAAGTGACGTTAAGCTTAAAAAAGCACCTTCAAAATTTCCTGATGATGATCTATTAGGCTTGCTTGAATTTGCCGCTTGCATAAGTCATTCTAGGAGATACTTTTTAGATAGCATTCCTCATAAATATCTTTAAGTATTTTATGAAACCGGTTCTATTCCCTTCTAAAAAATACTAGGAAGAAATAAGCTTTAAATTATAATAAGTAACCTAAAGCTTATTTTTCTTCACTATCAGTAGGAGAAACTTTTGAGTGATCAGTAGTTGGGTTTTTAATAATCTCAGGTTTTATTTGCATGCCAAGTGAGGCAAGCAGATTAGCAAATTTTTTAAACCAGCTATAATCATTGTCAGAAGCTTTGTCTGCAAAATTTTTGGCAGCAATTAACACTGGTTCCCAAAATTCGTTTTTATTGTTTACATTCTTTGACATGCAAATTAAACCTTAGCTTTTTATCTTGGTATACCTGAGCCATTATTAGCATTTACTACTAAACCTTGGGCATTTTGTAAGCTCTGCCGTTCCAATTGTTGGAGCATCTTTATATTATTTTTAATGTATTCTGGTAATTGAGACATAGATTTAAGTATAGGATCTTGGGGACCTAAATAATTTTTAAGCTCTCCCTTTTTATATTCCAGCACTTCATAACCTTTCACCCCTTTATCATTGCCTGGTGTAAAATTATAAATAGGCATAATAATAGTGCCGGTAAACTCACCATTAACCAATAACTCTTTAAGCTTACCATCTTGCCCTCTTACTTGTTGTACATAATCATTAGGAGAATTTTGATCAGGTGTGCTAGTAATTACAGTATTTTTTATTTGAGGATTATTTTTATCAGGCACTTCTTCAATTTGAGCCTGCACTATACAATTTTGTTCACGCAAAGACTTTGCTATGTCTTCTGATGCTTTATTATCATAAATTATAGAGCTACCATACTTTCTTTGAAGCTCTTTGTATATTACTGAGCTGCTCAGTGCGCCTTCTCTTGGACCGATAGCAGTATCACTGCTCGTTTGTTGCACGGCTGATTGCGGGGTTACAGTCAAGCCTATAGCATCAGTAAATTGTTGTGGAGATTGAGCTGTTGTAGCTACAGGAGTAGCGGTAGCAGCGGCAGCAGGTGATTGTTGTGGAGATTGAGCTGTTGCAACAGGAGTAGCGGTAGCGGCGGCAGCAGGTGATTGCTGCGTGGATTGAGCTGTTGTGGCTGCAGGAGCAGCAACTTTATCTTGCTCTTCCGGCTCTTCTTCATCGCTATCACTCCTAGTATTGGGCTGAAGGTCTACTGTAACAGCATCTTGAGTCAATGGATATTGATAAATATATGTAGGGCTCTCATCAGCTGGCATTTCCTCTTGACCATTACCAAGCCAGCGCGCAAAAAGTTTCATCATATTAAATCCATGCTTAAGTGAGGCTTGGCCTGCTGCTGATCCGCCGTCTGAGGCAGTTGACGATGAATCTGTATTATTTTTGGAGGATTCAGAAGTTGTCATAAGCTGTTCCTTGGTAATTTATTAATATAATATTAATTGTATTATAACACTGAGGTGAAAGATATCAAATTATTTTTAAGAGCCTTGATAAGGAGAAGCCTTTACAACCTTGGAAGCTCCCAAATTGCTACAATTTTTAATATCTTTTTGAATATTTTTTGGTAATTGAGAATGCGCTTTGATATTCATACTGCTTGGACCTAAATAATGTTTTAATATAGGACCTGGTTCATATTCTAAAACTTCATAGCTCAGCACCTGCTTAGTTTGATTATCCACAATAGGCAGACAAATTATTCCTTTAAAGTTGGGGCCTATTTCTAATTCTTTCAAGCTACCATCTTGGTTTCTAACTTCGTTAATATAATTATCATCCCCTTCAAACTTAAAATACCGGATTTTACATTCTATTCCAGGATGTGAGGAATCTTTAAAAATAGTTTCTTTAGTAGGTATTGTTGGTTTAATTTTTTGTGAGTTAATATTATCTTTGATATAGCTGTTTAATAAATCATCATCATTAATAG
This window of the Rickettsiales endosymbiont of Stachyamoeba lipophora genome carries:
- a CDS encoding DUF2163 domain-containing protein, yielding MNQKFFTKNVTTIATCIWIKLKNHKILGFTNHSYNLTINDIAYYSIPNSNISAIAKTQGLEADNLNISTIVDHHFIKPQEINSGLYDQAEIEIFTVDYLNPNEHKISLQKGYIGEIKLIGDQFFAEINSLEASTDQTIIGVYSPTCRVKFCGKSCGIEESKYTFSSEITSVITQSKLTIKPLDLPRNYFNYGQIYFEDGDYSQQKFNIKSHNYKIITLNYSLPFKPQLGQEIKLIAGCDKTFNSCCDKFYNAINFRGEPHLPGLDQLFKPGGI
- a CDS encoding NlpC/P60 family protein, yielding MHDKNTIILQARTWLGTKFQHQGRIKKSANDPGGVDCIGLIIGVAHELGINIADHTGYRRLPNQDKLLEISKNCLVEKDISTLEVSDIVLLKIDQEPQHFALIAQGVYSKTMIHSYAPLRRVVEHGLDPYWSSKIIATFKFPTNYYK
- a CDS encoding DUF2460 domain-containing protein; translation: MNILFPLELAYGSSGGPEFHTEILTSYNHNEQRNILLPTARMKYQLYTTHFNGEQARLLVSFFETVQGRAHGFRFRDPLRHQLTGQVQAKANGISSKFQLKMLLGNHYYKITKPVKGSLKIYLNYQEIDNFECDYLSGIVTLKDPPLKDTLITADLIYDIPVRFDNDYLPITYENYGLYLAPTLSLIEIL